Proteins from a single region of Schistocerca gregaria isolate iqSchGreg1 chromosome 3, iqSchGreg1.2, whole genome shotgun sequence:
- the LOC126355495 gene encoding UDP-glucuronosyltransferase 1A9-like, with the protein MVQSGIGYQLLFRDVTTDTILKAIHTVLENDSYRENMKRFSAVFREHQERSLDTAAWWIEYVIRHKGAPHMRSAALDLSWWQLLLLDVIGIVVAMASIVAYVLFKAATYCKRLLAINLKKKTS; encoded by the exons ATGGTACAATCTGGTATTGGCTACCAgctgctgttcagagatgtcactactgATACCATTCTGAAAGCCATTCACACAGTTCTTGAAAACGACAG CTATCGAGAAAACATGAAGCGGTTCTCAGCGGTATTCCGTGAGCACCAGGAGAGGTCCCTGGACACTGCCGCCTGGTGGATCGAGTACGTGATACGTCACAAGGGTGCTCCGCACATGCGCAGTGCAGCCCTCGACCTGAGCTGGTGGCAGCTGCTCCTGCTCGACGTGATAGGGATCGTTGTTGCAATGGCGTCCATCGTGGCCTACGTGCTGTTCAAGGCAGCCACCTACTGCAAAAGACTTTTGGCTATCAATCTGAAGAAGAAGACTTCGTGA